The DNA region CAAGGCGTCGTTCAAGGCGGCCGACAGGTCGCCGGCGCGCAGCGCCAGCGGGTCGGTCTTGCCGCCCGCGCCGCCGCAGACCAGCAGCGGGCAGCCCAGCCGGCGGGCGTGGAGCACCATCGCGATCTTGGCCGCGACCTGGTCGGTGCAATCGACGATCATGGCATAGGGACCGGCCAGCACCTCGCCCACGTTATCGGGCGTGACGAAATCGTCCACGCAGCGCACCGCGCATTCCGGGTTGATGCCGGCGATGCGGTCGGCCATGGCCTGGATCTTCGCCGCCCCCAGCGTGCCGGTCAGCGCATGGATCTGGCGGTTGACGTTGGATTCGGCGATATGGTCCAGGTCGATCAGCGTCAGCGCGCCGACGCCGCAGCGCGCCAGCGCCTCGGCGGTCCAGGAGCCGACGCCACCCAGCCCGGCCACCGCCACGTGGGCGGCGCGCAGCCGTTGCGGCGCCCGCGGGCCGTAGAGGCGGGCCAGGCCGCCGAAACGCCGTTCGGCGTCGATGTCGCAGGAAAGGGGAACCGTCGTCATGATGGCGCGATTTTCTCACGCCGCGCGGGCGAAGGGCCGCGCCCGCGCCTCAGTTCAATTCCAGCTTGTAGCCGACGCCATAGATCGAGCGGATCAGGTCGTGGCCGGGCATGACGGCGTCGAACTTGCGCCGCAGGTTCTTGATGTGGCTGTCCACCGTGCGGTCGGTCACCACGCGGTGATCGGCGTAGAGATGGTTGAGCAGGTGCTCGCGCGACAGGATATTGCCCTCCGCCGCCGCCAGCGCCTGCAACAGGCGGAATTCGACCGGCGTCAGCGACAGGACCTGGCCGTCCAGCTTGGCCGAGTGGTGCTCCGGCCGGATTTCCAGCAGGGACTGCGTGGGGATGCCGCTGCTCTTGGCGCGGGCCCGGCGCAGGATGGCCTTGACGCGCGCGACCATCTCGCGCGGGCTGAAAGGCTTGCAGATGTAGTCGTCGGCGCCCATTTCGAGGCCGATCAGGCGGTCGATCTCCTCGACGCGCGCCGTCAGCATGATGACCGGCACGTCGCTGAAGGTGCGCAGTTCGCGGCACACCTCCAGGCCGTCGCGGCCGGGCAGCATCAGGTCCAGCAGCACCAGTTCCGGCTTCTTGGCGCGGATCGCCGCCAGGGCTTCGCGCCCGTCGGCGATGTGCTCGGTCTCGAAATGCGCCGCTTGCAGATAATCGGTGACCAGGGAGGCCAGTTTGGGTTCGTCTTCTACGATCAGGATCATGATATTCCCGCGAGTTCTGTGTGATCGGCCCCTTCGGCCAGGGGAATTTCGATACGGACGGCCAGCCCGCCCAGTGGCGAAGGCATGGCCTTGATGGTGCCGCGGTGCGATTCAACGATGCGTTGGCAGATCGCCAGGCCCAGCCCGGCGCCGCCGCTTTCGCGGCTGCGCGAGGCGTCGACCCGGTACAGCCGGTCGAACAGGCGCGGCAGGTGCTGCGCCGGCACGCCGGGCGCCGAGTCCTGGCAGTCGACCACCAACTGCCGCCCTTCGGTGCGCACGTCGATCTGGACGCGGCCGCCAGGATCGGTGTAACGCAGGGCGTTTTCCAGCAAGTTATTCATCAATTGCATCAGGCGCTGGCGATCTCCCTCGATGGTCGTGCCCGGCTCGGCCACCGTGACCTCGACGGCCAGGCCGCGCGCCTGCATGCGGTCGTGGAAGGCATCAGCGGCCATGGCGGCGATCTCGCCCATGTCCACCGGCTCCATACGATAGGACAGCGCGCCCACGTCCGCCAGCGAAAGGTCGTACAGATCGTCGATCAGCTTGCTCAGCAGGCCGACCTCCGACAGCAGGGACGCCAGCGCCGCCGGCGAAACCGAACGCACGCCGTCCTGCAAGGCTTCCAGCTCGCCGCGCAGCACCGCCAGCGGCGTGCGCAGTTCGTGCGAGATG from Bordetella genomosp. 10 includes:
- a CDS encoding tRNA threonylcarbamoyladenosine dehydratase encodes the protein MTTVPLSCDIDAERRFGGLARLYGPRAPQRLRAAHVAVAGLGGVGSWTAEALARCGVGALTLIDLDHIAESNVNRQIHALTGTLGAAKIQAMADRIAGINPECAVRCVDDFVTPDNVGEVLAGPYAMIVDCTDQVAAKIAMVLHARRLGCPLLVCGGAGGKTDPLALRAGDLSAALNDALLAKLRNKLRREHGYPKAADRAGKARKRVPKMQVEALWFDQPPILPAAWTLASEAEDDMGAQVEPGPAPQGLSCAGYGSVVTVTAAMGMAAADRALRRILGPA
- a CDS encoding response regulator, giving the protein MILIVEDEPKLASLVTDYLQAAHFETEHIADGREALAAIRAKKPELVLLDLMLPGRDGLEVCRELRTFSDVPVIMLTARVEEIDRLIGLEMGADDYICKPFSPREMVARVKAILRRARAKSSGIPTQSLLEIRPEHHSAKLDGQVLSLTPVEFRLLQALAAAEGNILSREHLLNHLYADHRVVTDRTVDSHIKNLRRKFDAVMPGHDLIRSIYGVGYKLELN